Proteins from a single region of Fibrobacter sp.:
- a CDS encoding adenylosuccinate synthetase — translation MANRVVIGSQWGDEGKAKVVDFLTLDADYIVRFQGGANAGHTVEVGDQKFVFHLIPSGIMHQDKICVIGNGVVLDPIQTLAEIADLHTKGINPEGRLFIANNAHVVLPYHSTLDKAKEKKAGKAAIGTTGRGIGPCYSDKVNRIGVRVGDLMDERELRPRVEAMAKVHNEEFTVMYDVPAIDPEVVIKDYLELGQKIKPFVTDVSEMLYKAVKAGKRL, via the coding sequence ATGGCAAATCGTGTTGTAATCGGCTCCCAGTGGGGCGATGAAGGAAAGGCGAAGGTTGTGGATTTCTTGACGCTCGATGCGGACTACATCGTGCGTTTCCAGGGCGGCGCGAACGCGGGCCACACTGTCGAGGTGGGCGACCAGAAGTTCGTGTTCCACCTGATTCCCTCGGGCATCATGCACCAGGACAAGATTTGCGTCATCGGTAACGGTGTCGTTCTCGACCCCATCCAGACGCTCGCCGAGATTGCCGACCTCCACACGAAGGGAATCAATCCCGAAGGCCGCCTGTTCATCGCGAACAACGCCCACGTGGTGCTCCCGTACCACTCCACGCTCGACAAGGCGAAGGAAAAGAAGGCGGGCAAGGCTGCTATCGGTACTACGGGCCGCGGTATCGGTCCCTGCTATAGCGACAAGGTGAACCGCATCGGCGTGCGCGTGGGTGACCTCATGGACGAACGCGAACTGCGCCCCCGTGTCGAGGCTATGGCGAAGGTCCATAACGAAGAATTTACCGTCATGTACGACGTTCCGGCGATTGACCCCGAAGTGGTCATCAAGGACTACCTCGAACTCGGCCAGAAGATCAAGCCGTTCGTCACCGACGTGAGCGAGATGCTCTACAAGGCCGTGAAGGCCGGCAAGCGCCT